Part of the Phycisphaeraceae bacterium genome, GTCTGCGCGGCGTCGTCACCGAAGAGCACTTCCACGACATGGGCAAGCTCGTCTTCGGCTTCACCGTGTTCTGGGCCTACATCGCCTTCTCCCAGTACTTCCTCATCTGGTACGCCAACATCCCCGAGGAAACCTCCTGGCTCATGGCCCGGCGCGAGTCCGGCTGGATGACCGTCTCGGTCTTCCTCGTCGTCGGCAAGTTCATCCTGCCCTTCCTCTTCCTCATCCCCAGGCCCGTCCGCCGCACCCCGGCGCTCCTCCTCCTCGTCTGCGCCTGGCTGCTCTTCATGCACATGGTCGAGATCTTCTGGATCGTCCGTCCCCAGATGACGCCCCCGGTCGCCGAGGGTGCCGAGCGGGTCATCTTCTACGGCGGGCCCCTCAAGCTCTCTTGGCTCGACTTCGTCGGACCTGTCGGTCCGGTTCTGCTGCTCGTGGGCCTCGTCCTGCGACGCATCGCCACCGGCCCCCTGATCCCGATCAAGGACCCTCGCCTCACCTGGTCACTGTCACACAAGAATTACATCTGATTCGCCGAAATTCCTCTGCCTACTATCGAGGGCCCCGGACGCCGGGACCTCGAGCGGCTTTGGGGTCACAACCATGTCCCACGCGTACGAAGTCAACCCGAACAGTGCCGACCCCGCTCACCAGACCGACGAGTGGCACTCCCACAATTCGCCCGACGAGCCCCACGCGCAGGCGGCCCACGGCGAGATCTCCGGCCCGGCACTCCTCGCCTGGCTCCTCGCCCTCTTCGTGGGCGTGTTCGGCGCGATCATCGTTCTGGTCTTCTATTTCGAGCGCAGCCAGCAGCGCCAGGTCGCGGTCCGGACCGAGATCGACATGGGCCAGAGCGTTCTCCAGCAGCGCGCCGCCGAAGAGGGCGAACTGAACAGCTTCGGCTGGATCGATCAGGCCGCCGGCGTCGTGCGCATCCCCATCGACCAGGCGATGACCGAGACCGTCCGCTTCTATCGCGAACAGCAGTGACGCGCCACCAGCGCTGAGGACCCACGCTTGCGAGCACGCGCCCGCGACATCCAGGCATTCGGAACGCCGAACGCCGGTGCGCGCCGTCGATCGCTCGCAGCCGCAGCGATCGCGATGGGCCTGCTCGCTTCAGCGTCACTCGCGCAGACCGGCACCTACCGCGGCGTCACGCCGGGCGAGTACAACCGCGGCGTCAACCGAATGCCCGAGGCCATGGAAGGCATCGATGTCTTCGAGAACCGGGGGGGCTACGTCCCCCTCGACGCGCTCGTCATCGACTCCGACGGCCGACGCGCCACCCTGGGCGAGTACTTCGACGGCAAGCGCCCCGTCGTGCTCAACCTCGTCTACTTCGAGTGCCCCATGCTCTGCGGGCTCACCCTCGCCGACGCCACCCGCGCCGTGCGCGAGTCCCGCTGGGAGATCGGCAAGGACTACCGCGTCCTGACCATCAGCTTCGACCACACCAACACGATCGCCCAGGCCGCCGGCAAGAAGGCCGAGTACGCCGGCGCGGTCCGGCGCGAAGGCGTCAACGACGGCTGGTCCTTCTTCGTGACCACCGAGAAGGACGCACGCGCCATCGCCGACAGCGTCGGCTTCACCTACAAGCGACTCCCCAACGGAGAGTTCTCGCACCCCTCCGTTCAGATCGTCCTCACGCCCGAGGGACAGATCTCGACCTACCTCTACGGCCTCTACAACAAAGAAGGCGCGAGCTTCAATCGGACCCAGCTCGAGCTCTCGCTCCAGACCGCGTCCGGCGGACAACTCGGCGGCATCTTCGCCAAACTCGCGATGTTCTGCTACGTCCACACCGAGGACGGCTACGCGCTCAGCGCCTACCGCGTGATGCAGGTCGCCGGCGCCGGCACCGTCGTCCTGCTCTCCGGCTTCGTCGGCGTGATGTTCCTCTGGGAGCGACGCAAGCGCGACGCGCGAGCACGCTCCGAAGCCATCGTCACCACAGCCCACGCGTGACCATCCTCACGAGTTCCTGACCCGATCGTCCGAACAACCAACGGCCAGCCACCCGCGAATCCCTCTCAGCAGGCCGCACCGACCCCGTTCAACGGCACGACCACGATGATCCACCCCCGCATGCTCAACGCACCCAGACTCGCGTCCCTCGGCGCGCTGCTCGCCTCGATCGCCGCTCCCGCATTCGGCGCGACGCGCGACCAGGCCTACGGCGAGGTGAGTTGGATCACCCGCATGTTCTTCCCCTCGAGAGGCACCGCCATCTCGCGCGACGTCGACGCGGTGATGTTCTTCATCTTCTGGGTCAGCGTCTTCTTCTTCGTCCTGCTCATGGGCCTCACCGTCTACTTCGCGGTCCGGTACCGCCGACGCAACGGCGTCCCCCAGCAGCGCAGCGTCGGACACAACACCACGCTCGAGGTCACCTGGTCGGTCATCCCGACCCTCCTCATGGCGGTCATGTTCGTCTGGGGCTTCCGACTCTACCTCGACATGCACGCCGTCCCCGCCAACGCCGAGACCATCCACGTCAACGCCAAGAAGTGGGCATGGGACTTCGAGTACGACGACGGCGCCACCAGCCGCGAACTCACCGATCCCATCGTCGGCGTCCAGTACCCCATCATCGCCGTCCCGCTCAACACCCCCGTCCGCTTCCTCATGCACTCGCAGGACGTCATCCACTCCCTCTACATCCCCGCGTTCCGCAAGAAAATCGACGTCTTCCCCAACCGCTACACCGTGTTCTCCTTCACCGCCAAGGAGCCCGGCGACTACCAACTCTTCTGCACCGAGTATTGCGGCGACGGCCACTCCCAGATGATGGCGCTCATCCGCGTCATGCCCCCGGCCCAGTACATGTCGTGGCGCGCCGAGCAGGCCAGCACCGACGACATCCCCCTCAACGAACTCGGCAAGACCCTCCGGCTCACCAAGGGCTGCGCGCAGTGCCACAGCATCGACGGCGCCGCCAACGTCGGGCCGACCTGGCTCAACGCCTTCGGCGAGACCCGCCAGTTCACCGACGGCACCTCCGCCGTCATCGACGAAAACTACATCCGCGAGTCGATCCTCTACCCCGGCGTCAAGATCGCCGCCGGCTACGCCAACCAGATGCCCTCATACGCCGGCCAGCTGAAGGAGCGCGAGATCCGCGCGTTCATCGCCTACATGGCCGAGCTCTCCGCCAAGGGCCAGGACGCCCTCCGACAAATGATGGACGAGGACGAGGCCGGGCGCGAGCAGCCAGCCGATGGCGAGCCCCAGGCCATGGCAGCCCCCGTCGCGCCCGCATCCGCCGACTGATCACGCAGACACATCCGTTCAC contains:
- a CDS encoding SCO family protein; its protein translation is MRARARDIQAFGTPNAGARRRSLAAAAIAMGLLASASLAQTGTYRGVTPGEYNRGVNRMPEAMEGIDVFENRGGYVPLDALVIDSDGRRATLGEYFDGKRPVVLNLVYFECPMLCGLTLADATRAVRESRWEIGKDYRVLTISFDHTNTIAQAAGKKAEYAGAVRREGVNDGWSFFVTTEKDARAIADSVGFTYKRLPNGEFSHPSVQIVLTPEGQISTYLYGLYNKEGASFNRTQLELSLQTASGGQLGGIFAKLAMFCYVHTEDGYALSAYRVMQVAGAGTVVLLSGFVGVMFLWERRKRDARARSEAIVTTAHA
- the coxB gene encoding cytochrome c oxidase subunit II, whose product is MLNAPRLASLGALLASIAAPAFGATRDQAYGEVSWITRMFFPSRGTAISRDVDAVMFFIFWVSVFFFVLLMGLTVYFAVRYRRRNGVPQQRSVGHNTTLEVTWSVIPTLLMAVMFVWGFRLYLDMHAVPANAETIHVNAKKWAWDFEYDDGATSRELTDPIVGVQYPIIAVPLNTPVRFLMHSQDVIHSLYIPAFRKKIDVFPNRYTVFSFTAKEPGDYQLFCTEYCGDGHSQMMALIRVMPPAQYMSWRAEQASTDDIPLNELGKTLRLTKGCAQCHSIDGAANVGPTWLNAFGETRQFTDGTSAVIDENYIRESILYPGVKIAAGYANQMPSYAGQLKEREIRAFIAYMAELSAKGQDALRQMMDEDEAGREQPADGEPQAMAAPVAPASAD